The following are encoded together in the Mumia sp. Pv4-285 genome:
- a CDS encoding serine hydrolase, with protein MTAPLPPLPPLRDGLRWTVEVRDADADTVLASVEPDLVLRTASIGKLVLLVEAAHQIATGALDPAEPLTRTEEDWVADSGLWHLLATEALPVVDVCRLVGAVSDNLATNVLLRRIGMDAVTATAERIGMARSRLLDRVRDDRGPSHPPTLSVGCATDLAQLCARLHRREVISSAVSEHVTGWLATNTDLSMVASAFGLDPLAHAEPDRGIVLWNKTGTISTVRGDVGLVSGPARTLAYAVVAEWDEGAPACTRDDVLTDMAAIGAWMRDIVEVEAPGHGR; from the coding sequence CGGCCTGCGATGGACCGTCGAGGTGCGTGACGCGGACGCCGACACGGTGCTCGCGTCGGTCGAGCCAGACCTGGTGCTGCGTACGGCGAGCATCGGCAAGCTGGTGCTGCTCGTCGAGGCCGCGCACCAGATCGCCACCGGGGCGTTGGACCCCGCGGAACCCCTGACTCGTACAGAGGAGGACTGGGTCGCCGACTCGGGGCTGTGGCACCTCCTGGCGACCGAAGCCCTGCCCGTCGTCGACGTCTGCCGACTCGTCGGCGCCGTCAGTGACAACCTGGCCACGAACGTGCTGCTGCGCCGCATCGGGATGGACGCCGTGACCGCGACGGCCGAACGGATCGGGATGGCACGGAGCCGGCTGCTCGACCGCGTCCGCGACGACCGCGGACCGTCGCACCCACCGACGCTCTCGGTCGGCTGCGCGACAGACCTCGCCCAGCTCTGCGCGCGCTTGCACCGCCGCGAGGTCATCTCGTCCGCCGTGAGCGAGCACGTGACCGGTTGGCTCGCCACGAACACCGACCTGTCGATGGTCGCGAGCGCCTTCGGACTGGACCCCCTCGCTCACGCCGAACCGGACCGGGGAATCGTGCTGTGGAACAAGACCGGCACGATCTCCACCGTCCGGGGAGACGTCGGCCTGGTCTCCGGCCCCGCCCGGACGCTTGCGTACGCCGTGGTGGCCGAGTGGGACGAAGGTGCTCCGGCATGCACCCGCGATGACGTCCTCACCGATATGGCCGCCATCGGCGCGTGGATGCGCGACATCGTTGAGGTCGAAGCGCCCGGCCACGGTCGGTAG
- a CDS encoding LysM peptidoglycan-binding domain-containing protein — translation MSTVRTTLDRPAGHAGDLERADRTVVALDTPLMRAVERHPAGRALVDGPRTAPRSAPPRPTPRPASRPAYRLTRRGRLAVFAAALLAVGGLTVGLGTQVIATSDAGDPVPSRAVVVQPGETVWDLAADANPSGDIRETVHDIAELNSLESAGEVAAGSTIYIPLY, via the coding sequence ATGAGCACCGTCCGCACCACCCTTGATCGCCCCGCCGGCCACGCCGGAGACCTCGAGCGCGCCGACCGCACGGTCGTCGCGCTCGACACGCCGTTGATGCGCGCCGTCGAGCGCCATCCTGCCGGGCGGGCGCTCGTCGACGGTCCCCGGACGGCGCCGCGCTCCGCACCTCCTCGGCCGACTCCGCGTCCCGCCTCCCGGCCCGCCTACCGGTTGACGCGACGAGGTCGCCTCGCCGTCTTCGCTGCGGCGCTGCTCGCTGTGGGCGGTCTGACCGTCGGGTTGGGGACGCAGGTGATCGCCACCTCCGACGCCGGCGATCCGGTGCCGAGCCGGGCGGTCGTGGTCCAGCCGGGCGAGACCGTCTGGGACCTTGCTGCCGACGCCAACCCGAGCGGCGACATCCGTGAGACCGTCCACGACATCGCCGAGCTCAACTCGCTCGAGAGTGCAGGCGAGGTCGCGGCAGGCTCGACCATCTACATCCCGCTCTACTGA
- the lexA gene encoding transcriptional repressor LexA, with protein sequence MTKAEVSELPDGPPDASGLTPRQRRVLEIIRESIEQRGYPPSMREIGAAVGLASVSSVAHQLKVLERNGFVRRDPNRPRAIEVFLPDVLAARRSIGDALDFGFDDTGAGDARPAPAYVPMVGRIAAGGPILAEERVEEVMPLPRTLVGDGTLFMLEVRGDSMVEAAICDGDYVVIRQQPTAENGEIVAALIDGEATVKTLQRKNGEVWLLPHNPAYEPIDGTDATILGKVTTVMRRV encoded by the coding sequence ATGACCAAAGCCGAGGTTTCCGAGCTCCCCGACGGACCGCCGGACGCGAGTGGCCTGACCCCTCGCCAGCGCCGAGTCCTCGAGATCATCCGCGAGTCCATCGAGCAGCGCGGCTATCCGCCGAGCATGCGCGAGATCGGCGCCGCGGTCGGTCTTGCCAGCGTCTCCTCGGTCGCCCACCAGCTCAAGGTCCTCGAACGCAACGGGTTCGTGCGTCGCGACCCCAACCGGCCGCGCGCGATCGAGGTGTTCCTCCCGGACGTGCTCGCGGCGCGCCGTTCGATCGGCGACGCGCTCGACTTCGGGTTCGACGACACCGGCGCCGGCGACGCCCGCCCCGCCCCCGCGTACGTCCCGATGGTCGGCCGCATCGCAGCAGGCGGGCCGATCCTCGCCGAGGAGCGCGTCGAAGAGGTCATGCCGCTCCCCCGCACTTTGGTCGGCGACGGCACGCTCTTCATGCTCGAGGTCCGCGGCGACTCGATGGTCGAGGCAGCGATCTGCGACGGCGACTACGTCGTGATCCGTCAGCAGCCGACCGCCGAGAACGGCGAGATCGTCGCCGCGCTGATCGACGGGGAGGCGACGGTCAAGACCCTGCAGCGCAAGAACGGCGAGGTGTGGCTGCTGCCGCACAACCCCGCGTACGAGCCCATCGACGGCACTGACGCCACGATCCTCGGCAAGGTCACCACGGTCATGCGGCGCGTCTGA